The Alphaproteobacteria bacterium US3C007 genomic interval CTTTGGGGGATGTGAGTGATAAGGAAGGGGACTATCTGACGCTCAAGTCAAACGATGGAGATTGAGATGTTTGGATTATTTGTAGACGTATTCGGTGGCTGGCAAACACGGCATGTTGCTAACAAGGTAAGCAAAGTCACTTTCAACGAATTGAGTAAGCTGAGTGATTATGAGTTGTCAGATATTGGGTTGGCCCGTGGCGACATTCGTGACGTTGCAAAGGCGTACTACGATGAAGTTGTCCAAGAAAGAAAAGTATCTTCTTCAGCGCCAGTAAATCCCAACTTGGTTGGCGCAGTTTAATTACCTCTGAAATTTAGTTACGCCGACATACTACAGCCTAGCATTCTTGCGTATCCAAACTTTATTGATCCGTCTGGCTGTTTGCGGCAAAAACTCAATTTAAAATTAAAGAAAAAGCCCGTGCATCGAAGCCATGAGGAAACTTTGATGCCCGGGCAGTTTGTTGGGGCTTGCATGGGAGGTGTGCCGCCCCAAGATATTGTATCATAAATCCGCTATTTCTCCAAATGATGTGTTTTGGCCGAAGAGAAGATCAGACGATAACACGCGTTCTCTATGGTATTAGAAACTGTTTTAACGGCGACCTTATAGTTTTCCTGTTTCCAT includes:
- a CDS encoding DUF1127 domain-containing protein, whose amino-acid sequence is MFGLFVDVFGGWQTRHVANKVSKVTFNELSKLSDYELSDIGLARGDIRDVAKAYYDEVVQERKVSSSAPVNPNLVGAV